From Rhizobium sp. NZLR1, a single genomic window includes:
- a CDS encoding RsmB/NOP family class I SAM-dependent RNA methyltransferase: MVLNSDGTKKPFRKHKPSTERSAPAKPGMQARAAAAKILAAVVDRRLPLDGALDHEHGNPAYRALGENDRALVRAILNTTLRHLPRIDAAIAALLESPLPEGARALHHVLAIGAAQILYLDVPDHSAVDLAVEQANQDPRNRRFAKLVNAILRRLGREKEQVLDEIGQVAPMPAWFIARLEKAYGRDAALAISESQLQPAAIDLTVKSDPEGWAKRLHGAVLPTGSVRLAAFDGGIPSLQGFDEGAWWVQDAAASIPAQLFGDLSDKRTADLCAAPGGKTAQLVLAGGAVTALDQSESRLRRLRSNLDRLGLKAETIAADLTTFEPAERFDAILLDAPCSSTGTTRRHPDVLWTKGAEDIARLAALQERLLRHALTLLKPGGTLVFSNCSLDPVEGEDVVARVLADTGAVQRVPIDPGSWPGLEAAITPLGEFRTLPTMLKMPDGVASGLDGFYAAVLRRVA, encoded by the coding sequence ATGGTCTTGAATTCAGACGGCACAAAGAAACCATTCCGCAAGCATAAGCCGTCCACCGAGCGATCTGCGCCGGCCAAACCCGGAATGCAGGCGCGGGCTGCGGCGGCAAAAATTCTTGCGGCCGTCGTCGATCGCAGACTACCGCTCGACGGCGCTCTCGATCATGAACACGGCAATCCGGCCTACCGGGCGCTCGGCGAAAACGACCGGGCGCTTGTCCGCGCCATCCTGAACACGACGCTGCGCCATCTGCCGCGCATCGATGCCGCGATTGCAGCGCTGCTGGAATCGCCGCTGCCGGAGGGGGCGCGGGCGCTACACCATGTCCTTGCAATCGGGGCGGCGCAGATCCTCTATCTCGACGTGCCGGATCATTCGGCTGTCGATCTTGCCGTCGAGCAGGCCAATCAGGATCCGCGTAACCGGCGTTTTGCCAAGCTGGTCAATGCCATTCTCCGCCGGCTCGGCCGCGAGAAGGAGCAGGTGCTCGACGAGATTGGCCAGGTCGCGCCGATGCCGGCCTGGTTCATCGCCAGGCTGGAAAAAGCCTATGGCCGGGACGCGGCGCTGGCGATTTCGGAATCTCAGCTCCAGCCGGCAGCGATCGACCTGACCGTCAAGTCCGACCCCGAAGGCTGGGCAAAGCGGCTGCACGGCGCTGTCCTGCCGACTGGCAGCGTGCGGCTTGCCGCCTTCGATGGCGGCATTCCTTCGCTCCAAGGCTTCGACGAGGGCGCGTGGTGGGTGCAGGATGCGGCTGCAAGCATCCCGGCTCAGCTTTTCGGCGATCTCTCGGACAAACGGACCGCCGATCTCTGCGCCGCGCCGGGGGGCAAGACGGCGCAGCTCGTCCTTGCCGGCGGCGCAGTCACCGCCCTCGACCAATCGGAAAGCCGGCTGAGACGGCTGCGATCGAATCTCGACCGACTCGGTTTAAAGGCGGAGACGATCGCAGCGGATCTGACGACGTTCGAGCCGGCAGAGCGTTTCGATGCGATCCTGCTCGATGCCCCCTGCTCGTCCACCGGTACGACACGCCGGCACCCCGACGTGCTTTGGACCAAGGGAGCTGAGGATATCGCCAGGCTGGCGGCGCTGCAGGAACGGCTGCTGCGTCATGCGCTGACCCTGCTGAAGCCGGGCGGCACGCTGGTTTTTTCGAATTGTTCGCTCGATCCTGTCGAGGGTGAGGACGTCGTTGCCCGTGTTCTTGCCGACACCGGTGCGGTCCAGCGTGTTCCGATCGATCCCGGTAGTTGGCCGGGCCTTGAAGCGGCGATCACGCCGCTCGGTGAATTCCGCACGCTTCCGACCATGCTGAAAATGCCCGATGGCGTCGCCTCCGGCCTTGACGGCTTCTATGCCGCCGTGCTGCGGCGCGTGGCCTGA
- the htpX gene encoding zinc metalloprotease HtpX, with protein sequence MNLVRTAMLLAFMTALFMFVGFLIGGRAGMMIAFVIAAGMNFFSYWNSDRMVLSAYRAQEVDERNAPEFFAIVRDLARNAGLPMPKVYLYDSPQPNAFATGRNPDNAAVAASTGLLSALSAEEVAAVMAHELAHIQNRDTLTMTITATLAGAISMLGNFAFFFGGNRENNNNPLGFVGVLLAMIVAPLAAMLVQMAISRTREYSADRRGAEICGNPLWLASALGKIARGAAHVPNADAERNPATAHMFIINPLSGERMDNLFSTHPNTENRIAALQDMAQGGMNVSTPPVRAANPSRKSRSVPDTGLGRGGSQPPKGPWS encoded by the coding sequence ATGAACCTCGTTCGCACTGCCATGTTGCTTGCCTTCATGACGGCGCTTTTCATGTTTGTCGGCTTTCTGATCGGCGGTCGCGCAGGCATGATGATCGCATTCGTCATCGCCGCCGGGATGAACTTCTTTTCCTATTGGAATTCCGACCGCATGGTGCTTTCGGCCTATCGCGCCCAGGAAGTCGATGAACGCAACGCGCCGGAATTCTTTGCGATCGTGCGGGATCTCGCCCGCAATGCCGGCCTGCCGATGCCGAAGGTCTATCTCTACGACAGCCCGCAGCCGAATGCCTTCGCCACCGGCCGCAATCCCGACAACGCAGCCGTCGCCGCTTCCACCGGCCTGCTCAGCGCTTTGTCTGCCGAGGAGGTCGCGGCCGTGATGGCGCATGAGCTGGCCCACATCCAGAACCGCGACACGCTGACGATGACGATCACGGCAACGCTTGCCGGGGCGATCTCGATGCTTGGCAATTTTGCTTTCTTCTTCGGCGGCAACCGTGAAAACAACAACAATCCCCTTGGATTCGTCGGAGTTCTCCTTGCTATGATCGTGGCGCCGCTTGCCGCCATGCTGGTGCAGATGGCGATCAGCCGGACGCGTGAATATTCGGCGGACCGCCGGGGCGCCGAAATCTGCGGCAATCCGCTCTGGCTGGCTTCGGCGCTCGGCAAGATTGCCCGCGGCGCTGCCCATGTGCCGAACGCGGATGCCGAGCGCAACCCGGCGACGGCGCATATGTTCATTATCAATCCGCTCTCCGGCGAGCGTATGGACAATCTGTTTTCCACCCATCCAAACACGGAAAACCGCATCGCTGCGCTACAGGACATGGCGCAGGGCGGCATGAACGTCTCGACGCCGCCGGTTCGGGCTGCTAATCCGTCGCGCAAATCGCGCTCTGTTCCGGATACGGGTCTTGGTCGCGGTGGTTCGCAACCGCCAAAAGGTCCATGGTCTTGA
- a CDS encoding DUF1674 domain-containing protein: MQDADNDNSETPTAEGSEPPRRMLSPAAERALAEAEERRKNQKPPELPPETGGRGGAEPARFGDYEINGRAIDF; this comes from the coding sequence ATGCAGGACGCCGATAACGACAATAGCGAAACGCCGACGGCCGAGGGATCGGAGCCGCCGCGCAGGATGCTGTCCCCGGCTGCCGAACGTGCGCTCGCCGAAGCCGAGGAGCGGCGAAAGAACCAGAAGCCGCCGGAGCTGCCGCCGGAGACCGGCGGCCGCGGCGGAGCCGAGCCGGCCCGCTTCGGCGATTATGAGATCAATGGCCGGGCAATCGATTTCTAA
- the acs gene encoding acetate--CoA ligase, which yields MSEKIYPVTKPVKARALIDKEKYLKWYEESVENPDKFWGKHGKRIDWFKPYTKVKNTSFTGKVSIKWFEDGQTNVSYNCIDRHLKTNGDQVAIIWEGDNPYIDKKVTYNELYEHVCRMANVLKKHGVKKGDRVTIYMPMIPESAYAMLACARIGAVHSVVFGGFSPEALAGRIVDCESTFVITCDEGLRGGKPVPLKDNTDTAIHIAARQHVHVSKVLVVRRTGGKTGWAPGRDLWHHQEIATVKAECPPVKMKAEDPLFILYTSGSTGKPKGVLHTTGGYLVYAAMTHEYVFDYHDGDVYWCTADVGWVTGHSYIVYGPLANCATTLMFEGVPNFPDQGRFWEVIDKHKVNIFYTAPTAIRSLMGAGDEFVTRSSRSSLRLLGTVGEPINPEAWEWYYNVVGDKRCPVIDTWWQTETGGHMITPLPGATDLKPGSATVPFFGVKPQLVDNEGKVLEGAADGNLCITDSWPGQMRTVYGDHDRFIQTYFSTYKGKYFTGDGCRRDADGYYWITGRVDDVLNVSGHRLGTAEVESALVSHNLVSEAAVVGYPHPIKGQGIYCYVTLMAGHEGTDALRQDLVKHVRAEIGPIAQPDKIQFAPGLPKTRSGKIMRRILRKIAEDDFGALGDTSTLADPAVVDDLIANRQNKATA from the coding sequence ATGTCGGAGAAGATCTATCCGGTCACGAAGCCGGTGAAGGCGCGCGCCCTGATCGATAAGGAAAAGTACCTGAAATGGTACGAGGAAAGCGTCGAGAACCCCGACAAATTCTGGGGCAAACACGGCAAACGGATCGACTGGTTCAAGCCCTATACCAAGGTCAAGAACACGTCCTTTACCGGCAAGGTCTCGATCAAGTGGTTCGAGGACGGCCAGACCAACGTCTCCTATAATTGCATCGACCGCCATCTGAAAACCAACGGCGACCAGGTGGCGATCATCTGGGAAGGCGACAATCCCTATATCGACAAGAAGGTCACCTATAACGAACTCTACGAGCACGTCTGCCGGATGGCGAACGTGTTGAAGAAGCACGGTGTCAAGAAGGGCGATCGCGTCACAATCTACATGCCGATGATCCCGGAATCGGCCTATGCGATGCTTGCCTGCGCCCGCATCGGCGCGGTGCATTCGGTGGTCTTCGGCGGCTTCTCGCCCGAGGCGCTGGCCGGACGCATCGTCGACTGCGAATCCACCTTCGTCATTACCTGCGACGAAGGTCTGCGCGGCGGCAAGCCGGTGCCGCTGAAGGACAATACCGATACGGCGATCCATATCGCCGCCCGCCAGCATGTGCATGTCAGCAAGGTGTTGGTGGTGCGCCGCACCGGCGGCAAGACCGGCTGGGCGCCCGGCCGCGATCTCTGGCATCATCAGGAGATCGCGACGGTGAAGGCGGAATGCCCGCCGGTGAAGATGAAGGCGGAAGATCCGCTGTTCATTCTCTATACCTCAGGCTCGACCGGCAAGCCGAAGGGCGTGCTGCATACGACGGGCGGTTATCTCGTCTATGCAGCGATGACGCATGAATACGTCTTCGATTATCATGACGGCGACGTCTACTGGTGCACGGCGGATGTCGGCTGGGTCACCGGCCACTCCTATATCGTCTATGGGCCGCTCGCCAATTGCGCGACGACGCTGATGTTCGAGGGCGTGCCGAATTTTCCGGACCAAGGCCGTTTCTGGGAAGTCATCGACAAGCACAAGGTCAATATCTTCTATACGGCGCCGACGGCGATCCGTTCGTTGATGGGCGCGGGCGACGAGTTCGTCACCCGCTCGTCGCGCTCGTCGCTACGGCTGCTCGGCACCGTCGGCGAGCCGATCAACCCGGAAGCCTGGGAATGGTATTACAATGTCGTCGGCGACAAGCGCTGCCCGGTCATCGATACCTGGTGGCAGACGGAAACCGGCGGCCACATGATCACGCCGCTGCCCGGCGCCACCGATCTGAAACCCGGCTCGGCAACGGTGCCGTTCTTCGGCGTCAAACCGCAGCTGGTCGACAATGAGGGCAAGGTGCTGGAAGGTGCTGCCGACGGAAATCTGTGCATCACCGATAGCTGGCCGGGCCAGATGCGCACGGTCTATGGCGATCATGATCGCTTCATCCAGACCTATTTCTCCACCTACAAGGGCAAGTATTTCACCGGTGACGGCTGCCGGCGCGATGCCGATGGCTATTACTGGATCACCGGTCGTGTCGACGACGTGCTCAATGTTTCCGGCCACCGGCTCGGTACGGCCGAGGTGGAATCGGCACTTGTCTCGCACAATCTGGTTTCGGAAGCTGCGGTCGTCGGTTATCCGCATCCGATCAAGGGCCAGGGGATCTATTGCTATGTGACGCTGATGGCCGGCCATGAGGGTACGGATGCGCTTCGCCAGGATCTGGTGAAACACGTGCGCGCCGAAATCGGCCCGATTGCGCAGCCGGACAAGATCCAGTTCGCGCCCGGCCTGCCGAAGACCCGCTCCGGCAAGATCATGCGCCGTATCCTGCGCAAGATCGCCGAAGACGATTTCGGTGCTCTCGGCGATACCTCGACGCTCGCCGATCCAGCCGTCGTCGACGATCTGATCGCCAACCGGCAAAACAAGGCGACCGCCTGA